A part of Oceaniferula flava genomic DNA contains:
- a CDS encoding esterase/lipase family protein, whose amino-acid sequence MSNPSHSTLKTQHSKFRRLGVLRLPMPWHQPRIRQAEGDTVILLHGLWRSMWAMDPMADFLHRQGYHTVNIPYPSFRKPLEEIISQVHEVIAAQENGRPVHFVTHSLGGIVTRQLLAELPPKQPGRIVMLAPPNQGSEIIDWLDHLPPLKMTLGPAGAKLGRMVLDAPILPQEIDSAVIMGQRSTIPLFRWLLDEDNDGIVSVKSGKIEGLNEFHVLDTDHTFIATEPQVMDMTSCFLKNGRTE is encoded by the coding sequence GTGAGCAACCCAAGTCACTCCACTCTGAAAACGCAACACTCCAAATTCCGTCGTCTCGGCGTTCTCCGTCTGCCGATGCCCTGGCACCAGCCGCGCATCCGTCAGGCCGAGGGCGACACCGTCATCCTGCTGCACGGCCTCTGGCGCAGCATGTGGGCGATGGACCCGATGGCCGACTTCTTGCATCGCCAAGGCTACCACACGGTCAATATCCCCTACCCATCGTTCCGCAAACCTCTGGAGGAAATCATCAGTCAGGTGCACGAGGTGATTGCCGCTCAGGAAAATGGACGCCCGGTGCACTTTGTCACCCACTCGCTCGGAGGCATCGTCACCCGTCAGTTGCTCGCAGAGCTGCCGCCGAAGCAGCCCGGCCGCATCGTCATGCTCGCCCCGCCGAATCAGGGCAGCGAGATCATCGACTGGTTAGACCACCTGCCGCCGCTGAAAATGACCCTCGGCCCGGCCGGAGCCAAACTCGGCCGAATGGTGCTCGACGCCCCCATTTTACCGCAGGAAATCGACTCCGCCGTGATCATGGGCCAGCGCAGCACCATCCCCCTGTTCCGCTGGCTGCTCGATGAGGACAACGATGGCATTGTCTCCGTCAAAAGCGGCAAAATCGAAGGCCTGAACGAATTCCACGTGCTCGATACCGATCACACCTTCATCGCCACCGAACCCCAAGTGATGGACATGACCAGCTGTTTCCTGAAAAACGGTCGGACAGAATAA